GCGAGGTTGCCAACTGCAGCACAATGGGGATCAGAGGTGCGATCGCCTTCACCAGTGTTCCCACGATGGGAGCAACTGCTTGGAAGATCGGCATGAGCGCGGACGCGAGCATCGACACCAGCGGCACCAGCGCAGACACAATGGTTCCCACGATCGGTCCCAACCCTGCGAACGCGGGGATGAGAGCCTGCAGCACCGCACCCACCACCGGAACGAGCGCGCTGGCGAGGGATGAGAAGATTCCCGACAGTTGTGTGATGAGCGTCACGACAGACGGCAGCACCGCGACCAGAACACCGCCGAGGATGTTCACCAGCTGCGACAGGAACGGCGCCACCGTCAGCAGCGCGTTCGCAAGCACCCCACCGATGGTCTGCGCCATCACAGCGAGAGCGGACCCGATCTGACCGATCACCGGGCCAAGCGTTGTCAGGAGGTTCCCGAACGTTTGCGCGAGCTGACTACCGATGACACCAAATGCCTGTTGAAGCTGAGGCGAGACGGCGATCAGGCCGGCGAATGCGCCGATCAGGATGCCGATGGGGCCGCCCAGGAACTTCAACGGGCCCGCGAGACCGCCGAGCATGTCACCGAGGATCGGGATCTTGCCCAGCACGGCGGGGAGAGCTCCCGTGCCGAGGGCGAGGAACGCACCGGTCAGTGGGGCGAGGACGCCGGCGATTGGTGCGAGGGTCTGAACAGGCCGGCGAAGCCGCCGTTGGCGCCGTTCAGGAAAGCGGCGACGGATTCGAAAGCGGGGGCGAGGCGGGCACCGATGGTGTCACCGAGCTTGGCCGCCATGCCCTCGAGCGGCCCCATAGCGTTCGTGATGCCGATGATCAGCGGTGCTAGCTGCGGGAAGATCCCGCTCAGTGCCCCGGCACCGATGCGGGACAGTGAGGCTTGGAAGTTGTCAAGCGCCCCGGGAACTGTCTTCCCCATCTCCTGAGCTACTGTGCCAGACGCCGCGGTTATCGCGGACTGGAATTGGTCGAACCCGATCTGTCCCTTAGATGCCATGTCGAACACCGCATCCGCCGTGGTACCAAGCTGGGACGCGAGAGCGGAGTAGATCGGGATGCCCCGGTCAGCGACCTGTTGCAGAACGTCGTTCTGCGCCTTGCCCGTCGAGGCGACCTTGTTGAAGATCGACCCCATGTCAGACAGCGACGACCCGGATGCGGCGGCGGAGTTCGCGACCGATTTGAGAACGCCCTCGAGCTGCTGCCCTGGCTTGATGCCCGCCTCGACAGCGCCCGCCTCGACAGTGGCGGCGTCACCGAGACCGAACGCTGTGCCTTTCACCGAAGCTAGAGCGTTGGCCATGATGCCGTCGACGGTGGTGGCGTCGTTGCCGAGACCGGTCAGCTTCGCCCGGGCGACGTCGATGTTGTTCAGGCGGGCAAACCCGCTGGTAAGAGCGACACCGATCCCGGTGGCGGCGGTGGTGACCGCTGCAGCCCCGGTGCCCTTGAGAATCGACCCCAGAGAGGAGATCAGGCTTGCGCCCATCCTCGCGCCGACCTTCTGGCCGACCACATCACCGCCGAGCTGCTGCTCGATCTGCCCCTGCGCCCCTTTGGAGACCGGGATGATGGTTACTTCGGCGACCGCTGCTT
Above is a genomic segment from Leifsonia xyli subsp. xyli str. CTCB07 containing:
- a CDS encoding tape measure protein — its product is MSEAAVAEVTIIPVSKGAQGQIEQQLGGDVVGQKVGARMGASLISSLGSILKGTGAAAVTTAATGIGVALTSGFARLNNIDVARAKLTGLGNDATTVDGIMANALASVKGTAFGLGDAATVEAGAVEAGIKPGQQLEGVLKSVANSAAASGSSLSDMGSIFNKVASTGKAQNDVLQQVADRGIPIYSALASQLGTTADAVFDMASKGQIGFDQFQSAITAASGTVAQEMGKTVPGALDNFQASLSRIGAGALSGIFPQLAPLIIGITNAMGPLEGMAAKLGDTIGARLAPAFESVAAFLNGANGGFAGLFRPSHQSPASSPH